A region of Roseobacter litoralis Och 149 DNA encodes the following proteins:
- a CDS encoding DNA recombination protein RmuC, which translates to MIEVAGQTINLTDPIVLAAMGSGALVLLILVLLLMAVRAAGRSAKSTEPLMQQLGVLGQHVQHLSAGQEQLRGGLQTVSDTQANAQTQVIQTVEARLAAVQQQMQDRLADNAMRSQRAMTDMQERMKETLHGSSKQTTTSLTQLQERLASIDKAQDNITKLSGDVLSLQDILSNKQTRGAFGEIQLHDIVSKALPNDSYALQHTLSNGKRADCLIHLPNPPGPIVIDSKFPLEAYEQLRAAKTEWDLKDAVAKMKTAVTKHINDISDKYIIEGETADGALMFLPSEAVYAELHSNFPELVRKGFDARVWIVSPTTCMATLNTMRAILKDARMREQAGAIRKTLKMLHRDVELVVERVGKLDTHFRQAQRDVHEISTAAERAGKRAVKLDNFDFEELPQEDDTILPLTRTEA; encoded by the coding sequence ATGATTGAGGTTGCAGGACAAACGATTAACCTTACAGACCCCATTGTTCTGGCGGCGATGGGCAGCGGTGCTTTGGTTCTGCTGATCCTCGTGTTGCTTCTGATGGCAGTGCGGGCCGCAGGTCGCTCGGCGAAATCGACGGAGCCTTTGATGCAGCAATTGGGCGTATTGGGGCAGCATGTCCAGCATCTTTCGGCGGGTCAGGAACAGCTGCGCGGTGGGTTGCAGACGGTGTCGGATACGCAGGCCAATGCGCAGACACAGGTGATACAAACGGTTGAGGCACGCCTTGCCGCCGTGCAGCAGCAGATGCAGGACCGGTTGGCGGACAACGCGATGCGCTCGCAGCGCGCAATGACCGATATGCAGGAACGCATGAAAGAAACGCTGCACGGGTCCAGCAAGCAGACGACCACATCGCTGACCCAGTTGCAGGAACGGCTGGCCTCCATCGACAAGGCGCAGGACAATATCACGAAACTATCCGGTGACGTATTGTCCTTGCAGGACATCCTCAGCAACAAACAAACGCGCGGTGCCTTTGGTGAAATTCAGCTGCACGATATTGTTTCAAAGGCGTTGCCGAACGACAGCTATGCCTTGCAGCATACCTTGAGCAATGGAAAACGCGCGGATTGTCTGATCCACCTGCCTAACCCACCGGGCCCGATTGTGATCGACAGCAAATTCCCGCTGGAGGCTTATGAACAACTGCGCGCTGCCAAGACGGAGTGGGACCTCAAAGACGCGGTTGCGAAAATGAAAACGGCCGTCACGAAACACATCAATGATATCTCTGACAAATACATCATTGAGGGCGAAACGGCGGATGGCGCGCTGATGTTTCTACCGTCCGAAGCTGTCTATGCTGAGCTTCATTCAAATTTCCCCGAGCTTGTGCGCAAGGGGTTCGACGCAAGGGTCTGGATTGTTTCACCCACCACATGCATGGCGACGCTGAACACGATGCGGGCCATTCTGAAAGATGCCAGAATGCGCGAACAGGCCGGTGCGATCCGCAAAACGCTCAAGATGCTGCACCGGGATGTGGAACTGGTGGTGGAACGGGTCGGCAAGCTGGATACGCATTTCAGACAGGCGCAGCGTGACGTGCATGAAATTAGCACAGCGGCAGAACGCGCAGGCAAGCGCGCGGTCAAACTGGACAACTTCGACTTTGAGGAATTGCCGCAGGAGGATGACA
- the mutL gene encoding DNA mismatch repair endonuclease MutL gives MSVANPNISASRPVIRQLDEGAVNRIAAGEVVERPASAIKELVENALDAGARKIAIDYGDGGKTLIRVQDDGCGMTANDLPLALSRHATSKIDGSDLLNIQTFGFRGEALPSLAAVGRLTIVTRADGDDGVEATVAGGTEKPLKPAACNPGTTVTIRDLFYATPARLKFLRSDRAEAQAISDVVKRLAMAEPFVQFVLRDVSGDGPGREVFRADAQQGDLFGALHGRLARVLGREFAENSLAIDAEREGLHLTGFAALPTYSRGSAVAQYLFVNGRPVKDKLLVGALRGAYSDFLSRDRHPAAALFLDCDPKLVDVNVHPAKSEVRFRDPGIARGLIVSALRHALAEAGHRASTTVSTATLGAMQPEPIGARVYQMDHASRPMSAPPLQTPAFQEVAAPWGRVAETDPDGETADEPVDYPLGAARGQVHENYIIAQTATGMVIVDQHAAHERLVYEKLKRQMAENGVASQALLIPEIVELSAADCASLMHVADDLAQLGLVVEPFGGDAIAVRETPAILGLVDARALILDILDELADQNTSDNIRQRIDAILSRVACHGSIRSGRWMKTEEMNALLRDMEATPHSGQCNHGRPTYVELKLSDIERLFGRT, from the coding sequence ATGAGCGTAGCGAACCCCAATATAAGCGCGAGCCGCCCCGTTATCCGCCAGTTGGACGAGGGGGCCGTGAACCGCATTGCGGCAGGTGAGGTGGTGGAACGCCCCGCCTCTGCCATCAAGGAACTCGTCGAAAATGCACTCGATGCGGGCGCGCGCAAGATCGCGATTGATTATGGGGATGGTGGCAAGACGCTGATCCGGGTTCAGGACGACGGCTGCGGGATGACGGCCAATGATTTGCCCTTGGCCTTGTCGCGTCATGCCACGTCCAAGATTGACGGCAGTGATTTGCTGAACATCCAGACATTCGGGTTTCGTGGGGAGGCGTTGCCTTCTTTGGCGGCGGTCGGTCGCCTGACGATTGTCACGCGCGCCGATGGCGATGACGGGGTCGAGGCGACTGTTGCAGGCGGGACTGAAAAACCCCTCAAGCCAGCGGCCTGCAACCCGGGGACGACGGTCACGATCCGCGATCTGTTTTACGCGACGCCTGCGCGGTTAAAATTCCTGCGCAGTGATCGCGCCGAGGCGCAGGCGATTTCTGATGTGGTCAAACGCCTCGCCATGGCGGAGCCGTTCGTGCAGTTTGTGCTGCGCGATGTCTCCGGCGATGGACCGGGCCGCGAAGTATTTCGCGCCGACGCGCAGCAGGGCGATCTGTTTGGAGCGTTGCATGGGCGGCTCGCGCGCGTTCTGGGCCGTGAGTTTGCCGAGAATTCTTTGGCAATTGATGCGGAACGTGAGGGTTTGCATCTCACTGGCTTTGCAGCCCTGCCGACCTATTCGCGTGGCTCGGCTGTGGCGCAGTATCTTTTCGTGAACGGGCGTCCGGTCAAGGACAAGCTGCTGGTTGGGGCGCTCCGGGGTGCCTATTCCGATTTCCTGAGCCGGGACCGCCACCCAGCGGCGGCGCTGTTTCTGGATTGTGATCCCAAACTGGTCGATGTGAATGTCCACCCGGCCAAATCAGAGGTGCGGTTTCGCGATCCCGGTATCGCGCGCGGCCTGATCGTGTCGGCGCTGCGCCACGCGCTGGCCGAGGCAGGCCATCGTGCATCAACGACCGTCAGCACAGCGACCCTTGGGGCGATGCAGCCAGAACCCATTGGCGCGCGCGTCTACCAAATGGATCATGCCTCAAGGCCGATGTCTGCGCCGCCGCTGCAAACACCGGCTTTTCAGGAGGTTGCCGCGCCTTGGGGGCGTGTGGCAGAAACGGACCCTGACGGGGAAACTGCGGATGAACCTGTTGATTATCCTCTCGGTGCCGCTCGCGGTCAGGTGCATGAAAACTACATCATTGCGCAGACCGCGACGGGCATGGTCATCGTCGATCAGCATGCCGCGCACGAACGTCTCGTCTATGAAAAACTGAAACGCCAGATGGCGGAAAATGGGGTCGCTTCACAAGCCTTGCTGATCCCTGAGATTGTTGAACTGTCCGCCGCTGATTGCGCGTCTTTGATGCATGTTGCTGATGATCTTGCCCAGTTGGGTCTGGTTGTGGAGCCTTTCGGCGGGGATGCGATCGCGGTGCGTGAGACACCTGCCATTCTCGGGTTGGTGGATGCACGCGCGCTGATACTGGATATTCTGGACGAGCTTGCGGATCAGAACACGTCTGACAACATACGTCAGCGTATAGATGCGATCCTGAGCCGTGTGGCCTGTCATGGCTCAATCCGCTCGGGGCGCTGGATGAAAACCGAGGAAATGAATGCGCTGTTGCGCGACATGGAAGCGACGCCGCATTCCGGGCAATGCAATCACGGGCGACCCACTTACGTTGAGTTGAAGCTGTCCGACATCGAACGCTTGTTTGGCCGCACATGA
- the deoC gene encoding deoxyribose-phosphate aldolase, whose amino-acid sequence METTDTAPQSQSVQQSLPQVVEPRNPGMDLDMDWVMSLQANTSAIERRAATLPARRSVKKTHQAAWLLRAITCIDLTTLSGDDTERRVERLCAKAMHPVSDSLLSALGVDDIKTGAVCVYHEMIPAALRALEGSRIPVAAVSTGFPAGLSPLHLRIAEIEESVAAGAAEIDIVISRRHVLTGNWQALYDEMRAFRAACGSAHIKAILATGELGSLRNVARASMVCMMAGADFIKTSTGKESVNATLPVTLVMIRAIRDYYERSGYRVGYKPAGGISKAKDAITYLALIKEELGTAWLAPNLFRFGASSLLNDIERQLEHHVTGQYSAGYRHATS is encoded by the coding sequence ATGGAAACAACCGATACCGCCCCCCAATCGCAGAGCGTGCAGCAATCCTTGCCGCAGGTCGTTGAGCCGCGCAATCCGGGGATGGATCTGGACATGGATTGGGTGATGAGCCTGCAGGCCAATACCTCTGCCATTGAACGCCGCGCGGCAACATTACCCGCACGCAGGTCTGTCAAAAAGACGCATCAGGCGGCATGGTTGCTGCGCGCGATCACGTGCATCGATCTCACAACGCTGTCTGGCGATGATACGGAACGGCGCGTCGAACGTTTGTGCGCCAAGGCGATGCACCCGGTATCAGACAGCTTGCTGAGCGCACTTGGCGTGGATGACATCAAAACCGGTGCGGTCTGTGTCTATCACGAAATGATCCCAGCGGCGTTGCGCGCGCTTGAGGGGTCCAGAATTCCGGTGGCGGCAGTCAGCACGGGGTTTCCCGCAGGGCTTTCCCCGCTGCATCTGCGCATCGCGGAAATAGAGGAGAGCGTGGCAGCGGGTGCGGCAGAAATCGACATCGTGATTTCACGCCGCCACGTGCTGACCGGCAACTGGCAGGCACTTTATGACGAAATGCGCGCATTTCGGGCGGCCTGCGGAAGCGCGCATATAAAGGCCATCCTCGCAACCGGTGAATTGGGAAGCCTGCGCAACGTGGCGCGCGCCTCAATGGTTTGCATGATGGCCGGGGCGGATTTCATCAAAACCTCGACCGGCAAGGAAAGCGTCAACGCCACGCTGCCTGTCACATTGGTCATGATCCGCGCCATCCGGGACTATTACGAACGCAGCGGTTATCGCGTCGGCTACAAACCGGCCGGGGGCATTTCCAAGGCCAAGGACGCGATCACCTATCTGGCGCTTATCAAGGAAGAGCTTGGCACTGCATGGCTTGCGCCGAACCTCTTTCGATTTGGCGCGTCCTCACTTCTCAACGACATCGAACGGCAGTTAGAACACCATGTGACCGGCCAGTATTCAGCCGGGTATCGTCATGCCACCAGTTAA